The window ATGTCGTCGGGGGTCGCGTGCTCCAGGGTGTCCACGGCTTCGAGCACGAGTTGTCGCTGCGGTGTCAGCCGGTAACCGCGCTGCCGCAGATCGCTCTTCCAGTCAGTGCCTTCGGTGCTGCTTCCAGTGCTCACCACACCGAAAGTCTAGAACTACTTGAAGAAAGCGATCCCGTCGTCCGGCATGTCGTCCGGCAGGGCCTTGGCCCAGCGCTCGACGTCCTCCGGGCTGACGACCTTCTTGAGCTGGGCGGACATGTACGGGCGGAGCGGGACCTCGGGGGTCTGCTTCTCGCCGACCCACATGAGATCGCTCTTCACATAGCCGTACAGACGCTTGCCGCCGCTGTACGGGCCCGAGGCGGCCGTACGGGCTACCGCGTCCGTGACCAGGTCGATCTGGGGCTTCTTGTCGGCCATCTCGCCGTACCAGATCTCGACGACGCCGTCGTCGCGGACCATGACGACCTCGACCTTGCGGTTCTGGTCGATCCGCCAGAAGCCGGACTCGGACTCCAGCGCGCGCACCTTGTTGCCCTCGGAGTCGAGGACCCAGGTGTGCGAGTGGTACTCCAGGAAGTCCCGCCCGTCGTGGGTGAAGCTGACTTCCTGGCCGAAGTTGCACTTCTCGTCGCCGGGGAAGTCGTGGACGCCCGCGCCGGTCCAGTTGCCGAGCAGGAAGGCAAGGGGGACGAGGTCCTTGTGCAGGTCGGACGGGATCTCGATCATGAGGTCGGCAGTTCCTTGATGGGGGTCAGCGCTGGCCCTGGTACAGCTTCTTCACGGCCAGCCCGGTGAAGGCGAGAACGCCGACACAGACCAGGACCAGCAGGGCTTCGAAGAAGTACTCAAGCACGGGGTGCTCCTCGGGGGTGACGCGGTGGTGGGCAGTACAGAGCCGCTCCCCACTCTAGTGGGGGTGGGGAGCGGCTCTCTCTCCGAGGTCCGCCGGTCAGCTCAGGAGCTGGCTCTGCAGGACGACGGTCTGCTGGAAGGGGACCGCCCCGGCGGTGCCCTTGCGGGACTGGACGATCACGGCGACGGTGTCGCCGGCCGAGAGGTAGGCCTGCCGGACCTGCTCGGCACCGTACGGCTCCGTCTCCACGTACGGCGCTCGGGTGACGTGGGCGAACTCCGTCTTCTCCGGGAAATCCTCGTCCCGGTCGAACTCCTCGGCACCGCGGACGGCGTACGTCGGGCTGTCGTAGTGGATCAGTTCGGTCGCGTACAGCTCGTCCGCGGCGGCCGCGGTGTCGAAGCGCAGCAGGTAGATCCGCGTGTGCGTGCCGTCCTGCGTGGTCCAGCCGCGGGCGGCGATGTGCCGCAGCCCGTTGTCGGTCATCACCTGGCCGGCGGCCTTGCGGTCCTCCTTCGACGTGAACTCCGCCAGGAAGCGGTCCGTCGCGAGCCAGCCGCCCTTGCCGCGCAGCGCCTCGTCCGCCTTCGCTCCCTCGGGGGCGGGCAGTACGAGCGCGCGCAGGTCGGCGTGGTGGGTGGCAGCCCCGTTGGCCTCCGCGAAGGGGGCCGGACTGCCGGCGGGCAGGGGCGGCCTGACGATCTCCGGGTAGTCCCAGCGCCCGTCGGACTCGGTCGCGAGACCTGGCAGGTCCGTGCGCTCCTGCCGCGTGATGCCGTACGCCGCAGCCGTGCCGACCGCCGCGAACACCACCGCGACGGCGGTCCACCGCAGCACGGCACGCAGGACCCGGCGGTCTTTCCCCGCCGTGGGCGGCACGAGCGGTGTTCCTTCGGGGACTGCGGGCACTGCGGGGAGCATGTCGGGCGGGGTAGACACGGGTGCCTGCCGCTCCTCGGTCTGCTGGGTCTGCTCGGTCATACCGCCTCCCCCGGATCGGTGATGCGGTCGAGCTGGGTGCGCAGCAGCAACGCGACTCCCTCGGTGTTCAGTGGCCTGATCCCGGACGCGGTGGCGCTGACCAGCACGTCTCCCTCGTACGCGGAGCAGAACATCGCCTCGATCTCCTCGCCCGTGGTCTTCGGCTGCAGAAAGCACTTGGCGTTTTTGTGGCCCTTGACGGCGGGGCCCGCGCGGAAGACGTCCATGGCGTCGAGGAACTCGTTCTGGAACGTCGCGATGTCCCGGACGGCCGCCTTGTTCTCCATCCGGGACAGCACGACGCTCACCGCGAAAGCGGTCTTCGAGTCGGCGTAGGAGTTGCCCGCCGTGCTGATGTAGCTGCGCATCGCCATGCCCTGGACGCGCTGCTTGTCGATCTGTTTCTCCAGCCGCAGTCGCTGGGAGCGGGGCAGGCCGCGCAGCGACTCCTTGCGCAGGGCGACGGCCTCGGCACCGCTGAGGCGGGCGTCGTAGCCGTACTCGTTGAGGTCGGGGCCGCGGCCCCAGTCGTCCTCCCCGTACGGGACGAGCAGACCGGCCAGCCCTGTGGCGGCGGCCGGCTTCCTGTCGTCCGCCTTGTCCGCCGGGATGTCCCAGACCGGCGCGCCCGCGTCCCGGTCGGCGTCGTTCACGGTCACGACGGTGTAGCCGGTGCCTGCGAGGACGGCGGCGACCAGGAGGCCGGCACCGACGAGGGCGGCGATCCGGCCACGGCGTACGGGTACGGGCTTCTTCGCGTCCGGCGCCACGGGCTCGGCCGCCAGTGTGGCGTCCACCGGCTCCACCGGCACCTCGGGCTCGACCGACACCTCGGGCTCGACCGGCCCGGCTTCCCCCGTGGGGACACTGCTCGGGTCGTCGCTCACAGCCGCTCCATCTGCCGCTCGGCCAGGTCCATGATCTTCGCCTTGGCGATCGGCCTGCTGTCGTTCACGAAGATCTGCATGGCGATGTCGCCCCGCCAGGCATGCGCCTCGGCCGTGTACATCGGGAGGTATCCGGCCTTGTTCTCGGGCTGCTTCCGTACGTACGCCATGCCGTCGCCGGTGCCGGGGACGGCCCAGCTGTCCGTGTCGTACTCCGCCTCGCCGTACTGCTCGCCCTCCACCCGTTCACGGGCGGCCAGGCGCTCCTCCTGGCGGTACTGCACGAGCCGGATCACGACCGAATGCGTGCCGCCCGTCTGCCAGGCGGTGACGGCCGCGCGCCGGAACTCGTCGTCGATGAGGGTGCTGTAGGCCGCCGTCGGCTCGGTGTACCCGTCCGCGTACGTGTCGAGACCCACCCACCCGTCGACGCCTTCGGCGGAGGTTATGTCCCGCGCCCCGCCCGGCCGCTTGATCAGGAGTTTGCGCAGGTCACCGTCGGTCCTCACCCTGCGGTCCTGTGCGGCCGACAGGGGCTGGGGCCCGTTGCCCTCGGCCTGCGGAAGCGACGGCTGCGAGAGCGACGGCAGCTCGGTGGGCTCGCGGTCGGCCTGGATCAGGTATCCGGCACAGGTGCCGGCGACCACCCCGAGCACGGCAGCCGTGGCGATCAGGACCGTCGTACGTCCACGTCGGCGCACACGAGCCGCAGCCGCCGGTTCCTCCACCGAACCCACCAAACCTGATGTTTCGGGCACTTCAGGTACTTCCAAGACGTCCCCCACAGAACGCGAAGTGCGGATTCCGTATCCGCGCGCACAGGAGACCCATGGCCAACACGTGGGGTTGCAAGGGAGTTGATTACGATTCGACCATGGCGAAGAAGCTCGTGATCAAGGTGACGGCGGGGGCCGATGCTCCCGAACGCTGCTCGCAGGCGTTCACGGTGGCGGCGGTCGCCGTGGCCAGTGGGGTGGACGTGTCGCTGTGGCTGACGGGCGAGTCCGCGTGGTTCGCGCTGCCGGGCCGGGCCGCCGAGTTCGAGCTGCCGCACGCGGCCCCGCTCCCCGACCTGCTCGACTCGATCCTGGCCGGCGGCCGCCTCACCCTCTGCACACAGTGCGCCGCCCGCCGGGACATCACAGAGAAGGACGTCATCGAGGGC is drawn from Streptomyces liliifuscus and contains these coding sequences:
- a CDS encoding FABP family protein, translated to MIEIPSDLHKDLVPLAFLLGNWTGAGVHDFPGDEKCNFGQEVSFTHDGRDFLEYHSHTWVLDSEGNKVRALESESGFWRIDQNRKVEVVMVRDDGVVEIWYGEMADKKPQIDLVTDAVARTAASGPYSGGKRLYGYVKSDLMWVGEKQTPEVPLRPYMSAQLKKVVSPEDVERWAKALPDDMPDDGIAFFK
- a CDS encoding DsrE family protein, with amino-acid sequence MAKKLVIKVTAGADAPERCSQAFTVAAVAVASGVDVSLWLTGESAWFALPGRAAEFELPHAAPLPDLLDSILAGGRLTLCTQCAARRDITEKDVIEGVRIAGAQVFVQEAMSDETQALVY